One region of Triticum aestivum cultivar Chinese Spring chromosome 6B, IWGSC CS RefSeq v2.1, whole genome shotgun sequence genomic DNA includes:
- the LOC123135369 gene encoding CLIP-associated protein isoform X2, translating to MEAARAKDTKERLAGVERLHEALDAAARRGLSPAEVTSLVDTCVDLTRDANFRVAQGGLQALSAAAVLAGDHFKIHLNALVPAAVERLGDGKQPVREAARQLLVTLMEVSSPTIILERAGNYAWTHKSWRVREEFVLTVATAVGLFASTELLMQRVLLSPVLQLMNDSNQSVREAAISCIEEMYKNMGSQFHEELQRHNLPTYMLKEINSRLNRIEPKVPASDGTATQHKVAASRSVSVNPKRGSPRTKSTPRESTLFGGFTGKGS from the exons ATGGAGGCGGCGCGCGCCAAGGACACCAAGGAGCGCCTGGCCGGGGTGGAGCGCCTGCACGAGGCGCTCGACGCGGCGGCGCGCCGCGGCCTCTCCCCGGCCGAGGTCACCTCGCTGGTGGAcacctgcgtggatctgacgcggGACGCCAACTTCCGCGTCGCGCAGGGGGGGCTGCAggcgctctccgccgccgccgtgctcgccGGGGACCACTTCAAGATCCACCTCAACGCGCTCGTCCCCGCCGCCGTCGAGCGCCTCGGCGACGGCAAGCAGCCCGTCCGCGAGGCCGCGCGCCAGCTCCTCGTCACGCTCATGGAG GTTTCTTCACCAACAATCATTCTCGAAAGGGCCGGAAATTATGCATGGACTCATAAGAGTTGGAGGGTTCGGGAAGAGTTTGTACTTACAGTGGCAACTGCAGTTGGGCTTTTCGCTTCTACGGAGCTTCTCATGCAACGAGTTTTACTCTCACCC GTCCTACAGTTGATGAATGATTCGAACCAAAGTGTCAGAGAAGCTGCTATATCTTGTATTGAG GAAATGTACAAGAACATGGGATCTCAGTTCCACGAAGAGTTGCAGCGCCATAATCTGCCTACATACATG CTAAAAGAAATAAATTCAAGATTGAATAGAATTGAACCAAAGGTTCCCGCATCTGATGGTACTGCAACACAGCATAAAGTTGCAGCATCTAGATCCGTTAGTGTTAACCCAAAAAGAGGCAGCCCACGGACAAAAAGCACACCGAGGGAAAGCACATTATTTGGAG GATTCACTGGCAAAGGAAGCTGA
- the LOC123135369 gene encoding CLIP-associated protein isoform X1: MEAARAKDTKERLAGVERLHEALDAAARRGLSPAEVTSLVDTCVDLTRDANFRVAQGGLQALSAAAVLAGDHFKIHLNALVPAAVERLGDGKQPVREAARQLLVTLMEVSSPTIILERAGNYAWTHKSWRVREEFVLTVATAVGLFASTELLMQRVLLSPVLQLMNDSNQSVREAAISCIEEMYKNMGSQFHEELQRHNLPTYMLKEINSRLNRIEPKVPASDGTATQHKVAASRSVSVNPKRGSPRTKSTPRESTLFGGNLIGEVQDSLAKEAEKDKQIASEEEEEEEYVLLELDDVHYSCIQPNAPYILSGLDTLTPTLVVGDSLKMIGEYEETVGPCYLFSESDAPPKPVHEEPAPPKENKDKQGRNIKEVKHVTSVHKMLKFRSTGEGRQEHRAYRYRDKEF; this comes from the exons ATGGAGGCGGCGCGCGCCAAGGACACCAAGGAGCGCCTGGCCGGGGTGGAGCGCCTGCACGAGGCGCTCGACGCGGCGGCGCGCCGCGGCCTCTCCCCGGCCGAGGTCACCTCGCTGGTGGAcacctgcgtggatctgacgcggGACGCCAACTTCCGCGTCGCGCAGGGGGGGCTGCAggcgctctccgccgccgccgtgctcgccGGGGACCACTTCAAGATCCACCTCAACGCGCTCGTCCCCGCCGCCGTCGAGCGCCTCGGCGACGGCAAGCAGCCCGTCCGCGAGGCCGCGCGCCAGCTCCTCGTCACGCTCATGGAG GTTTCTTCACCAACAATCATTCTCGAAAGGGCCGGAAATTATGCATGGACTCATAAGAGTTGGAGGGTTCGGGAAGAGTTTGTACTTACAGTGGCAACTGCAGTTGGGCTTTTCGCTTCTACGGAGCTTCTCATGCAACGAGTTTTACTCTCACCC GTCCTACAGTTGATGAATGATTCGAACCAAAGTGTCAGAGAAGCTGCTATATCTTGTATTGAG GAAATGTACAAGAACATGGGATCTCAGTTCCACGAAGAGTTGCAGCGCCATAATCTGCCTACATACATG CTAAAAGAAATAAATTCAAGATTGAATAGAATTGAACCAAAGGTTCCCGCATCTGATGGTACTGCAACACAGCATAAAGTTGCAGCATCTAGATCCGTTAGTGTTAACCCAAAAAGAGGCAGCCCACGGACAAAAAGCACACCGAGGGAAAGCACATTATTTGGAG GTAATCTGATTGGTGAAGTGCAGGATTCACTGGCAAAGGAAGCTGAGAAAGATAAACAAATTgcttcggaggaggaggaggaagaagagtatgtCTTGCTAGAGTTAGATGATGTTCATTATTCCTGCATACAACCAAATGCCCCTTATATACTCTCT ggTTTGGATACATTGACTCCTACCTTGGTAGTAGGTGATAGCCTGAAGATG ATTGGAGAATATGAAGAAACGGTTGGCCCATGCTATTTATTTTCAGAAAGTG ATGCTCCACCAAAGCCCGTTCATGAAGAGCCGGCACCTCCCAAAGAAAACAAGGACAAGCAAGGCAGAAACATCAAGGAGGTGAAACATGTGACGAGCGTTCACAAGATGCTCAAATTCCGGTCGACCGGTGAGGGTCGTCAGGAGCACAGAGCATACCGTTACAGGGACAAGGAGTTTTGA
- the LOC123135369 gene encoding uncharacterized protein isoform X3 has translation MYKNMGSQFHEELQRHNLPTYMLKEINSRLNRIEPKVPASDGTATQHKVAASRSVSVNPKRGSPRTKSTPRESTLFGGNLIGEVQDSLAKEAEKDKQIASEEEEEEEYVLLELDDVHYSCIQPNAPYILSGLDTLTPTLVVGDSLKMIGEYEETVGPCYLFSESDAPPKPVHEEPAPPKENKDKQGRNIKEVKHVTSVHKMLKFRSTGEGRQEHRAYRYRDKEF, from the exons ATGTACAAGAACATGGGATCTCAGTTCCACGAAGAGTTGCAGCGCCATAATCTGCCTACATACATG CTAAAAGAAATAAATTCAAGATTGAATAGAATTGAACCAAAGGTTCCCGCATCTGATGGTACTGCAACACAGCATAAAGTTGCAGCATCTAGATCCGTTAGTGTTAACCCAAAAAGAGGCAGCCCACGGACAAAAAGCACACCGAGGGAAAGCACATTATTTGGAG GTAATCTGATTGGTGAAGTGCAGGATTCACTGGCAAAGGAAGCTGAGAAAGATAAACAAATTgcttcggaggaggaggaggaagaagagtatgtCTTGCTAGAGTTAGATGATGTTCATTATTCCTGCATACAACCAAATGCCCCTTATATACTCTCT ggTTTGGATACATTGACTCCTACCTTGGTAGTAGGTGATAGCCTGAAGATG ATTGGAGAATATGAAGAAACGGTTGGCCCATGCTATTTATTTTCAGAAAGTG ATGCTCCACCAAAGCCCGTTCATGAAGAGCCGGCACCTCCCAAAGAAAACAAGGACAAGCAAGGCAGAAACATCAAGGAGGTGAAACATGTGACGAGCGTTCACAAGATGCTCAAATTCCGGTCGACCGGTGAGGGTCGTCAGGAGCACAGAGCATACCGTTACAGGGACAAGGAGTTTTGA
- the LOC123135369 gene encoding uncharacterized protein isoform X4, with protein MVLQHSIKLQHLDPLVLTQKEAAHGQKAHRGKAHYLEDSLAKEAEKDKQIASEEEEEEEYVLLELDDVHYSCIQPNAPYILSGLDTLTPTLVVGDSLKMIGEYEETVGPCYLFSESDAPPKPVHEEPAPPKENKDKQGRNIKEVKHVTSVHKMLKFRSTGEGRQEHRAYRYRDKEF; from the exons ATGGTACTGCAACACAGCATAAAGTTGCAGCATCTAGATCCGTTAGTGTTAACCCAAAAAGAGGCAGCCCACGGACAAAAAGCACACCGAGGGAAAGCACATTATTTGGAG GATTCACTGGCAAAGGAAGCTGAGAAAGATAAACAAATTgcttcggaggaggaggaggaagaagagtatgtCTTGCTAGAGTTAGATGATGTTCATTATTCCTGCATACAACCAAATGCCCCTTATATACTCTCT ggTTTGGATACATTGACTCCTACCTTGGTAGTAGGTGATAGCCTGAAGATG ATTGGAGAATATGAAGAAACGGTTGGCCCATGCTATTTATTTTCAGAAAGTG ATGCTCCACCAAAGCCCGTTCATGAAGAGCCGGCACCTCCCAAAGAAAACAAGGACAAGCAAGGCAGAAACATCAAGGAGGTGAAACATGTGACGAGCGTTCACAAGATGCTCAAATTCCGGTCGACCGGTGAGGGTCGTCAGGAGCACAGAGCATACCGTTACAGGGACAAGGAGTTTTGA